TTTTACAAATATCATATTTGGATATACTAGTACAGAAGTTTTATTTTATATTGAATAAATTTAATCATCTAAAAAACTACGCAATACTTCAGATCTACTTGGATGACGTAGTTTTCGCAGTGCTTTTGCTTCTATTTGACGGATTCTTTCTCGAGTAACATCAAATTGTTTTCCCACTTCTTCTAAAGTATGATCAGTATTCATGTCGATGCCAAAACGCATGCGAAGTACTTTTGCTTCACGTGCTGTTAGTCCTGATAAAACGTCATGAGTTGCTGATCGCAGACTTTCAGATGTAGCTGAATCTAGTGGAAGTTCTAGAGTTGTATCTTCAATAAAATCGCCTAAATGTGAATCATCATCATCTCCGATAGGTGTTTCCATTGATATTGGCTCTTTAGCAATTTTTAACACTTTTCTAATTTTGTCTTCAGGAATAAGCATTTTTTCAGAGAGTTCTTCTGGAGTAGGTTCTCGACCTATTTCTTGTAACATTTGTCTAGAGATACGATTTAGTTTGTTAATTGTTTCAATCATATGAACTGGAATGCGGATAGTACGAGCTTGATCGGCAATAGAGCGAGTAATAGCTTGTCGAATCCACCAAGTTGCATAAGTTGAAAATTTATAACCACGACGATATTCAAATTTGTCAACAGCTTTCATTAGACCAATATTTCCTTCTTGAATTAAATCTAAAAATTGCAAGCCTCTATTTGTATATTTTTTTGCAATAGAAATAACTAAACGTAAATTAGCTTCTACCATTTCTTTTTTCGCGCGTCTAGCTTTTGCTTCTCCAATAGACATTCTTTTATTTATATCTTTGACTTGTGCAATTGTTAAACCAGTTTCTTTTTCGATTTCAAGTAATTTTTTCATACTAATAAAAACAGCTTCTTTTACTTTTTTTAAATTTTCAGACCATGGTTGATTTGCATTTTGTTCTTTTATAAACCAGTTGTGATTGATTTTTTTTTCTGAAAAAATTTTAATAAATTTTTTTTTAGGCATTTTGCATGTTTCAACACATAATTTCATAATAATTCTTTCTTGTATTCGAACTCTTTCCATCATATATCGCATATTATTAACTAAATGATCGAATTGTTTTGGTACTAAGCGAAATTGTTTAAAAACTTCTGAAAGATTATAAATTTCTAATAATGCATCTTTATGTTCTCTATTTTTGTTTTTAATTATATTGTTTGTATTATTATACTGAATACGTAATTCAGAGAATTTTTCATTAGCTAATTCTGGATCGATACTATTATCATCTTCATTTTCTTCTTGATTATTTTCTTCATCTTCTTCAGAAGTATGTTCGTCATCTAAAATTTCTGCACCTATATGAATAGAGGCCGGAGAAAAAATTTCTTCTGCGTTAGGATCTACGAAACCAGTGATTATATCAGATAATCTTATCTGTCCAGTTTTAATTCGGTCATATTGTTCTAAAAGGTAAGTAATTGCTTCTGGATATTCTGAGACTGAACATTGGACTTGATTTATACCTTCTTCAATACGTTTGGCTATATCAATTTCTCCTTCTCTTGTTAATAATTCTACTGTTCCCATTTCTCTCATATACATACGAACGGGATCGGTAGTTCGTCCTAACTCTGATTCTACACTAGATAAAACTTGTGTTGCTGCCTCGACTGCATCTTCATCTGTATCTGTATTTATTTCGTTTAAGATTAGATCATCGGCATCAGGTGCTTCTTCAACGACTGGAATGCCCATATCATTAATCATTTGAATGATATCATCGATTTGTTCAGAATCAATAATTTCTTCTGGTAAATGATCATTAACTTCAGCGTATGTTAAATACCCTTGCTCCTTACCATGTGTAACAAGTAGCTTAAGTTGCGATTTTGGGTTTTGATCCATAAGATGGCATCCAAATTCTGTTAATTTTATGAAAATTGATTGACTATTTTGTCAATAATGAATAATAATAAAGTTATTTTACATTTTAAAATATATCAAAAAATATTCTTTTATCATTCTATTTTGAATAGATTTAAAGATCGTCTATTTTTAAATATTATTGTCTCTTATTTTTTTGATAATGCTTTATTAATAGACCAAATTTCTTTTTTTTCAATTGTAGTTAATCCTCTTATTCTTTCTTGTGCAATGAGATGTTCTTGTCTTTCTTCAAGAATTTTATCATATATATTCATTAATAAGTCTAAAAACATATTTTGAATTTCTTCTTGAACAATCATATGATCCCATCTAGATAAAATTTTTAAAATATTAATAATTTTAGTATCTCTATAAAACTCTAATAATTGACCTGTTTTGATATTAGGATTATCAAGACACGTTTTTAATATTTCTAAAAAAATAGGTAAACCTTTTACTTTTAAATTTTTAAATTTATTTATTGAAGGTGCTACTTTAGACAAAATAGGATTTTGTATTAGCAATGCTATAAGAATTCTCATGGGAGTTCTTTGAATTTGAAACTGTAATCTACATTTTTTTTTAGTTTCATGCTCATAAAGAAACTTTTCAAATTGATGATCATCTAAAATTCCTATCATCCTCCCTAATAGTTGACGTAAATAAATTCGTATTGTATCACTAGAAATGCTATTTATTAATGGTAATGCACGTGTACTTAAATGAAACTTATCGTCAGATGAGGATAGATTAATATTTTTTAATAAACATTTAAAAAAAAATTTAGGCATAGTAATTGCATTATTAATACGTTCTTGAAAAGATTTTCTACCTTCTTTTCTAATAATTGTGTCAGGATCTTCATTTTTTGGTAATAATATAAATTTTAATGTTTTTTTATCCGATATATATGGCAAAGCTTTTTTTAAAGTCCGCCAAGCTGCATTTTTCCCTGCATCATCACCATCATAGCAGTAGATAACTATATCAGTATTTTGAAATAGAAGCTTAATATGTTCGCTTGTTGTTGAAGTTCCTAACGAAGAAACAACATAATTAATATTATATTGTGTTAACGTTACAACATCAATATACCCTTCTACTACTAATAAATATTTTGGTTGTTTGCATGTTTTTTTTATTTGATATAATCCATAAATGTGTTTTCCTTTATGAAAAATATCTGTTTCAGGTGAATTAATATACTTTGGAAAAGTATTATTGATTGAACGGCCACCAAAAGCGATAATTCTACCATGTTGATCTTGTATAGGGAATATGATTCGTCCTTGAAATCGATCATATTTATATCCACTTTTATTAATATAAATTATATTATAATAGGCTAATTTTTCTTCTAGTTTTTTACTAATGTTTAGTTTTGTACAAAAATTTTTCCAATTTAGACTAGAAAACCCAATTAAAAAAAAATCAATCATTTTTTTATTAATACCTCTTTCAGCTAAATAATTATAAGCTGAATGAGTAATATTGATATTTTTTTGATATAATTTGCAAATCTGCTCCATAAATAAATATAAGTTTTGTTTTTTAACGTAATGATTGTCGTGTGTTTTATTTTCAAATGGTATTTTTATACCATGTATGAACGAAAGTTCTTCAATGCTTTCTATAAAACTTAAATGTTCATATTTCATTAAAAAATCAATAGCATTTCCATGAGCGTTACATCCAAAGCAATAGTAAAATTGTTTTTCATCACTTACAGTAAAAGATGGGGTTTTATCGTGATGGAAAGGACAGTTAGCTTGATAATTTTTACCGTATTTTTTTAAGTGAATTCGTGTGTTAATTAGTTCTACAATATTGGTTCGAAAAACTAGTTCGGTAATAAAATATTTAGGTATTTTTCCAGACATATACTTTTATATTATAGATTTTATGTCCGTTCTTAAATAAGAACGGTTTTAATAGTTTCGTTTTTTAAATACAGATTTAGTACATGCGAATACGTCTTGCATTTTCTCGTGTGAGTTTTTTTGCAAGACGCTTTACTGCAGATGCTTTTGCTCGTTTACGTTCTGTAGTCGGTTTTTCATAAAATTCTCTACGACGAATTTCAGCGAGAATTCCAGCTTTTTCACAAGAGCGCTTAAAACGACGAAGGGCTACATCAAATGGTTCATTTTCACGAACTTTTATTATAGGCATATAAATTTTACCTCAACAATTTATTTTAATAAATTAAATAAAAAATAAAAATATCTTTTTAGGATAATAGATCCTATATCAATCAGTACAATATTGTAAAGTATCATTTTTTTATATTTAATATAATTTTGAAATAAATTTTTTGTTAAAAAATTAAACATATAGGTTATAAATAAATCATGAAAGTATTAGGTATTGAAACTTCTTGTGATGATACAGGAGTTGCTGTATATGACAGTGAAGAAGGTTTGTTAATCAATCAGATATATAATCAAAAAAAGCTATATAATATACATGGAGGTGTTATTCCTGAATTATCGTCTCGCAAACATATGCAATCAATAACTATTTTGTTAAAAAAAATACTTGAAGAAAAAAATATTATTCATAATATTGATATAATTGCATATACTGCCGGACCTGGTTTAGTCGGCTCTTTACTAGTAGGTGCTACGTTTGCATGTTCTTTAGGTTTTTCTTTAGATATTCCAGTTATACCCGTTAATCATATGGAAGCTCATTTATTATCACCTATGCTAGAATTTCAATCAATCGAGTTTCCATTTATTGCATTATTAGTATCAGGAAAGCATACTCAAATTATTGCTGTACATGCATTAGGAAAATATGAGCTGCTTGGAAATTGTTTAGATGATGCAGCAGGAGAGGCATTTGACAAGACTGCAAAATTATTAGGGTTGTCATATCCAGGTGGTCTTGAACTATCTAAATTAGCATGTAAAGGAATAAAAGACTATTTTTATTTTCCTCGACCTATGATAAATCATTCGGGATTAAATTTTAGTTTTTCAGGTTTAAAAACTTTTGCTGCTCAAGTTATTAATAAATCTAGTAAGAGCGTACAAGAAAAAGCGAATATTGCAAGAGCTTTTGAAGATGCAGTAATTGACATATTATTAATTAAAACTAAAAAAGCATTAAAATTAAAAAAATGGAAAAATTTAGTTATAGCAGGAGGTGTTAGTGCAAATCATCTTTTACGTACAGAATCAGAAAAAATGATTAAAAAATATTTTAATGGACAAGTTTTTTATAGTAGTTTAGAATTTTGTACAGATAATGGTGCTATGATTGCATATGTTGGTTCTTTACGTCATAAAGAAGCAAAGAATCCTCAATTAGAAATTTTAGTTAAGCCAAAATGGTCTATTAGCGATTTGTAATTCTCTATATGATACTATCATATTTATATATTAAAAATTAATATATTATATATTTTTAATATATAAAATTAAATCTTGTATAGTTAATACTGGCATTTGATTTTTTTTTGAAAAGGTTATTATTTCAGGTGTACGAGCCATAGTCCCATCTTTATTAGTCAATTCACATATTACTCCTGCTGGTTTAAATCCCGCTAATGAAACAATTTCAATAGCAGCTTCTGTATGTCCTGCTCTAGCTAAAATTCCACCTTTATTAGCACACAAAGGAAAAACATGTCCTGGCCGATTTAAATCACTAGGTTTAGCATGATCAGCGATTGCTGTTTTTATAGTGGTGAGTCTGTCTTGAGCTGATACGCCAGTAGAAACACCTTTAGAGGCTTCTATTGTTACTGTAAATCCTGTACGATATTTGCTAGTGTTTTTTTTAACCATCATAGGTAAATCAAGTTTTTTTCGTCTAGATTCTGTAATACAGAGACATACAATACCGCTTCCATATCGAATAGTTAAAGCCATTTGCTCTACTGTCATATTTTCACATGAAAAAACGAGATCTCCTTCGTTTTCACGCATTTCATTGTCTAATATAATAATTCCTTGTCCAGCTTGTAAAGCACATATTGCTTTTTTAATTCGTTCAAGAGGTGTGCCAAATTCATATAAGAGCGATTGCTTCATTTTAAAAACCTTTTTAATAAGATCGATTATTGTAAAAATAAAATTTTTAAAATAAATAGTTTTTTTATAGTTAATATTTTTTAAACACTTTTTTAACAAAAATGATAATTACTACATTATATATTGAAAAAAATCAGAGCAATGTAGAAACTTATAGTTTTACTTAAAAATGTTTTTAAATAAAATACTTTTTAAGTATTTTTAGGAAATTTTAAAAATAATTATGTCTTATTTTTTTATTGAAAATTTAATGCAGAATTTAATTCATCAATTGTTAAAGTTTCAGTTCCAATTTTTTTTACAACTATACTGGCCCCCACATTGGCTTGAAAACAAGATTCTTCTAAAGAATGTCCTATAGACAAAGATGCTGCGATTATAGCAATAACTGTATCTCCCGCTCCAGTAACATCACGTGCTATTTTTGATATAGCAGGAAAATGAATGGGTTTTTTTTTGTATTGGAATAAAGTCATGCCATTATTGGAGCGAGTGACTAATAATGCAGATAAATTTAATTTAGATAACAATTTTATTCCTTTTTGTAAAATTTCTTTTTCTTTATAGCATTTTCCAACTATTTTTTCAAATTCAGAAAGGTTAGGTGTTAATAAAGTAGCTCCAGAATATTTTGTAAAATCCATTCCTTTAGGATCAATAAGTATAGGAATAGACATTTTTTTTGCTAAATGAATGATTTTTTTAATATGAACTAAAGTACCTTTTGCATAGTCTGATAAGACTAAAATTTTAAAATATGATAATGAATGAATAATTTTTTTATATAATAAATCAATTTTTTTATCAATATATTTTTCTTGAAAATCTACTCGAATGAATTGTTTATCTTCTGAAAAAATTCGAATTTTTGTAATAGTTTTATTTTTTTTTATAAAAATAAGATCACAATAAATTCTAATATGATTTAAAATTTTTTTTAATGTTACACCTTCATTATCTAGTCCAACAACACCAATTATTTTTGCATTACCACCTATTTCTGCAATATTTTTTGCTACATTTGCAGCGCCTCCAGGTTGTTTTTTGACTTTATTAATTTTAATAATTGGGGTTGATTTTTCGGATAATTTAGAATAATTTTTACTATACCAATAACAATCTAATATAAGATCACCGACAACAAGTACAAATGAATTTTTAAAATTAATATTATTTTTTTTCATAATGGTATTTCTTTTAAATATAAAAATATTTTAATAATTTTAAATGTTTTATAAATAAAAAATAATTATATATTTTTAAAGATGAATAATATGTTTTGTATATATCTTATATATAACATAATTACAAGATTTAATTTTTTTTAAATTAACAAATAGTTTTTTTAAAAAATTTATTTTTTATCCTAAAAATAAGATGTTTTTAAAATGAGAAGAATATTATGAAAATATATTTAGTAGGAGGAGCAGTTCGTGATGCTTTACTAAACTTACCTATTAAAGATAAGGATTGGGTTGTAGTCGGCGGGACAGAAAAAATGTTATTAGAAAGAAATTTTCAACAAGTAGGAAAAGATTTTCCAGTTTTTTTACATCCAGAAACACATGAAGAATATGCTTTAGCAAGAAAAGAAAGAAAATCTGGAAAGGGATACACTGGATTTCAGATTGATAGCAATGTTAATGTAACTTTAGAAGATGATTTAATAAGACGAGATTTAACAATTAATGCTATTGCTCAAGATCAATACGGTAATTATATTGATCCTTTTGAAGGAAAAAAAGATATTGAATCTCGTTTGATCAGGCATGTTTCTGAATCTTTTATAGAAGATCCATTACGTGTTTTACGTACTGCAAGATTTGCTGCTTCTTTAATGCATTTGGGTTTTCGAATAGCAAAAGAAACTATGAATTTAATGTCTGTTATAGTGAAAAAAAAAGAATTATTATATTTAACTGCGAATAGAATATGGAATGAAACTGAAAAAGCTTTTAAAACTTCTAATCCTCATGTATATTTTCAAGTTTTACATGCTTGTAAAGCGCTTCAATGTTTTTTTCCGGATACGCACTTTTTTTATGAAAATAATTTTTTTTTAAAACATAATATGTTTAACAAAAAAATTATATTAATGGGATTAGCGAAAATATCATTATTTGAAAAAAAAATTGATATACGTTTTGCTTATTTATGCCAGTTTTTATCTATGAATCAAATGTTTAAAAATTCTTCATCTATTTTTTATGATGCTGATGCTGCTTCTGTTGTTAAAAATATGTGTAAGCGTTTTCATGTTCCATCTTATATTAGAGATATAGCTGTTTTAAATACTGGTTTTTTCATTTTTTTGAATACTATTAACTATCAATCATCTAAAAATATTGTTAATATGTTTTATAAAATTGATGCCTGGAGAAAACCCGATCGCATAAAAAAATTATCATTGTTAAGTAAATTTAATTTTTTAAATTTGTTTAAATATAATTTTTTTCCTTCTCATTCCAGTTGTTTTTTAAAAAAATATTTTTTGATTGCGCAAAACGTTTCTATTCAATCAATTTTAAATAAAGGTTTTAAAGGGTATGCTATTAAAAATGAATTAATGCGCTTAAGAATTAAAAAGCTCGAATTATGGCGTTTAAAATATGTTAAATATTACAATTAGTATAGAACAAGTAAATATATTTAAACGATATGATAAAAATACTTAATGAAGTAAATTAATCCAACTATAATAAAACGATAGATAGCAAAAAATATTAGTGATGTTTTATTAATTATTTTCAATAATTTTTTGATACATAATATAGAAACTATAAAAGAAATAATAAATCCAATAAAAAATGTTGGATAATCTGATTGTTTTATATCGTTAAAATTGTTTATTAATTCAAAAAAAGAAGCTCCCATTAATAATGGAATTGATATTATAAAAGAAAAATTTATTGCAACAGAACGCTTAATCCCTAATAGTATTCCTGCACCTATAGTAGCACCAGATCTTGAAAAACCAGGACATAAACATAAAATTTGAAATAAACCTATAATAATAGATTGAAATAAATTAATTTTATTAAAATATAACGTTTGATATTTTTTAGGTTTAAATATTTCTGAAATTATTAAAAAAAACCCACCTAATATTAATGCATATATAACATTGTTACAATTAAAGAGAAGCTTAATTTCCTGATAGAATACAACTCCTAAAAATATTGTAGGTAGAATAGAAACAAAAATATGTAAAACGTTTGTTTTGTTATTTTTAATAACAATTTTAATTTTTAACATTTCAATTATTTTTTTACGAAAAAAATATAATATTGCTGATGAAGAACCTAATTGAATAAATATTTCTAATATGTTTGCATTATTTTTTTCTATTCCCAACCAGTGAGAAGCAATAATCATATGCCCTGTAGAAGAAATAGGAAGAAATTCTGTTACACCTTCGATTAATCCAATAATAATTGAAGGAATGATAGTATATATATCAATCATTTTTTTCTTCTATTTTTAAGTTTAACATTAAATGGGTTAAAACGGCACTAAAGAATAGCACCGTTTTTCTATTGAAAATTAATTATATAAAGAAATAATAATTGATTTTCCACTAATAATAGTACCTGATGATTTTTCTATTTTTTTAAAATTCTCTATATTAGAGATTACAACAGGAGTTAAAACAGAATAAGATTTTTCTGTTAAAAAATCTAAATCAAATGTAATAATTTCATCTCCTATTTTTACTTTTTGGTTATTTTCAGCTATTTTTGTAAAACCTGCTCCTTTTAATTTTACAGTATCAATACCAAAGTGAACAAATAATTCAACATTATCTTCTGAAATAATCGAAAAAGCGTGTAGAGTTTCAAATACTTTTCCAATAGTCCCATTAACTGGTGCAACTATTTTATTTCCTGATGGTTTAATTGCTATTCCATCACCTACAATTTTTTTAGAAAAGACAAGATCTGGTACATCTTCAATATTGACTATATCGCCCGATAAAGGCGCGAAAACTTCTATTTTTTTAGAAAAACTAGGATTTTTATTTTTAAACAAATTAGAAAAGAAATTCATTTTTGTCTCCTAAATGCTCTTATTATACTTTTTAGTATATTTTCACCTCTTAATAATTCATAAAGTTTTCTACTAAATCAAGTATTTCTTTAGTAGTTGGTAATGTCAGTGCTTTTTGGGCTAATTTTTGGGCGTCAGAAAAAGATGTTTTACGAATAATTTCTTTTATTTTGGGAATACTTATTGAACTCATACTAAATTCATCAAGTCCCATTCCTAATAATAAAACGGTAGCGCGTTCATCTCCTGCTAATTCTCCGCACATACCTGTCCATTTTCCATGTAAGTGTGAAACATGAATAACTTTTTTAATTAATTTTAAAACAGATGGATTCATAGGATTGTAAAGATGCGCAATTAAATCATTTCCTCTATCAACAGCTAAAGTATATTGTGTTAAATCATTAGTGCCAATACTAAAAAAATCTACTTCTTTTATTAAATGATTAGATATTATAGCTGACGCTGGTGTTTCTATCATAATGCCGATTTTAATATTTTCATCAAATAATACGTTATTATCATAAAGTTGATTTTGAATTTTTTTAATTTCTAATTTTAATATTCTGATTTCTTCTACAGAAATAATCATAGGAAAAAGAATGTGTATTTTACCAAAAGCAGAAGCTCTGAGAATAGCTTTTAATTGTGTTTGTAACATTTCTTTTCTGTCCATAGAAATGCGTATTGCACGCCATCCAAGGAAAGGATTGTCTTCTTTTGGCAGGTTCATATAAGGAAGATCTTTATCACCACCAATATCCATTGTCCGTATAATCACAGACTTATTTTCCATTAATTCTGCAATTTTTTTATATGCTTTAAATTGTTCATTTTCAGTTGGTAAAGAATTTCTTTCCATAAATAAAAATTCTGTACGATAGAGGCCGATACATTCAGCTCCATTTTTTTTGGCAGAATCAATTTCTTGTATATTTCCAATATTAGAACCAATCTTAATGTTATGTCCGTCAGTAGTAGTAGCACGTAAATTTTTTAAATTTATCAATTTATTTTTTTTTAAAAGATAATTTTTTTTTACTTCTTGTGTTTGATTAATTAATTGATTCGAAGGATTTATAAAAATTTGATTATGAACGCAATTTAAAATAATATAATCATTATTTTTTACTATATTTGTTATATTTCCAGTTCCTACGATAGCAGGAATTTCTAATGATCTTGCCATAATTGAAGTATGTGACGTTCTGCCACCTAAATCAGTAATAAATCCTAAAATGTATTTTAGATTTATCTGTGCTGTTTCTGAAGGTGTTAAATCTTTGGCTATTAAAATAACTTTCTTTGTTATATTATTTAAATCAATAATATTTAGATGAAGTATATTTTTTAATAAACGTTTTCCAATGTCTCTTACATCAATAGCTCGATTTTTTAAATATTCATCTTTCAGTTCTTCTAAAGCTTTTGCTTGTGCTTCAATAACAAATTCAGTAGCTGCTGCAGCACATATTTGTTTTCTTTTTATCAAAGAAATTATTTCTTGTTCTAATTCTTCATCTTCAAGAAGCATGATATGACCTTCAAAGATGCTTTCTTTTTTTTCTCCAAACTTTTCTCTTGTTTTAATTTTAATTTGTATTAGTTGTTCTATTGATTTTTTTCTACCTTCAAAAAAAATTTCTATTTCTTTTTGAATATTTTCAATATTAATTGTTTTCCGGTTAATAACAATTTCTTCTTCTTTTAATAAAAGAGCGTGGCCAAAAGCTATACCCGGTGATGCTAAAATGCCTGAAATCATAACATTACCTTTAATAAAGTTTATCTATATCAGAGAGGGAAAAAATGGCAGGTCAGGCGAATATATTTTTTGGTAAAATAATCCGGAAGTTATTTTTTTATATAACCTCCGAGATTCGCATAAAAAAATTATAAATTATTTTTTTAATGACTTATTCTAATTCTGTCATTATTTTAGATAAATGTTTAATTGCTGTTTTTTCATCTTCTCCTTCAGCAGATAATGTGATAATACTTCCTCGAACTAATCCTAGTGTTTGAATTTTAAACAAACTTTTTGCGTTAACTGTTTTACCATTGAATATAATATAAACATCAGAAATAAATTTTTTTGCTTCTTTTACAAATTGAGCTGCAGGACGTGTATGTAATCCATGAGGAGCAGTTATTGTGATTTTATTTTGAAACATTTTTTTTCCTTAAGTATTTTTATTAAAATATTTTTTTAATTTTTTTTAAATAATTAAAATACAACTTCTGCAATAAAAAAGGCTAGATGATAAAGTTTTTTATTGCAGAAGTTGTATTTTTTAAAAATGTTCTTTATTATCAGATAATGTAGAAAATAATTCTGTACTTAAATAACGTTCTCCTGAAGAAGGTAATATAACAATTATTGTTTTATTTAAAAATTTTTTTTCTTTTTGAATTTTTAACGCAGCAGATAAAGCTGCACCCGAAGAAATACCTGCTAATATTCCTTCTTTTTCCATTAATTTTTGA
The nucleotide sequence above comes from Buchnera aphidicola (Brachycaudus tragopogonis). Encoded proteins:
- the crr gene encoding PTS glucose transporter subunit IIA, which produces MNFFSNLFKNKNPSFSKKIEVFAPLSGDIVNIEDVPDLVFSKKIVGDGIAIKPSGNKIVAPVNGTIGKVFETLHAFSIISEDNVELFVHFGIDTVKLKGAGFTKIAENNQKVKIGDEIITFDLDFLTEKSYSVLTPVVISNIENFKKIEKSSGTIISGKSIIISLYN
- the ptsI gene encoding phosphoenolpyruvate-protein phosphotransferase PtsI — translated: MISGILASPGIAFGHALLLKEEEIVINRKTINIENIQKEIEIFFEGRKKSIEQLIQIKIKTREKFGEKKESIFEGHIMLLEDEELEQEIISLIKRKQICAAAATEFVIEAQAKALEELKDEYLKNRAIDVRDIGKRLLKNILHLNIIDLNNITKKVILIAKDLTPSETAQINLKYILGFITDLGGRTSHTSIMARSLEIPAIVGTGNITNIVKNNDYIILNCVHNQIFINPSNQLINQTQEVKKNYLLKKNKLINLKNLRATTTDGHNIKIGSNIGNIQEIDSAKKNGAECIGLYRTEFLFMERNSLPTENEQFKAYKKIAELMENKSVIIRTMDIGGDKDLPYMNLPKEDNPFLGWRAIRISMDRKEMLQTQLKAILRASAFGKIHILFPMIISVEEIRILKLEIKKIQNQLYDNNVLFDENIKIGIMIETPASAIISNHLIKEVDFFSIGTNDLTQYTLAVDRGNDLIAHLYNPMNPSVLKLIKKVIHVSHLHGKWTGMCGELAGDERATVLLLGMGLDEFSMSSISIPKIKEIIRKTSFSDAQKLAQKALTLPTTKEILDLVENFMNY
- a CDS encoding HPr family phosphocarrier protein produces the protein MFQNKITITAPHGLHTRPAAQFVKEAKKFISDVYIIFNGKTVNAKSLFKIQTLGLVRGSIITLSAEGEDEKTAIKHLSKIMTELE